The genomic DNA CGAGAAATCCTTCAAATCGGTCGTGGCCAATGTATCAGATTCGGATCAAAAGATACATGGGACCAGTTTCTACCTGGTTGACCAAGAGGGGACCGTCGTGAAAACCTATAGTGGGAATTCGGATGTTCCATATGATGAAATGGTTTCAGATATGAAAGCCCTTATAAAAGAAGGGAAAAAATAAGCCTGATTAAGGCCGACACAAATGCATAGTAGACATAGTAAAACCCGAACTGTATTTGCTTGAGAAAAAGCAGAATAGGTCGGGTTTTTATTATGCTGTGTCATCGTTTCTAGCGTTCGATCGATGTGCAAGATTTAGTCCTGAACGGAAAACATCAGCGATAGGAAGTACCTATACGGATCCTGTCCGTCATGAAGTGATACCTTTTTAAATCTGTCTCATGAAAGATATTTCTATCATGGTGTGGACTGTCATAGACTGGATAGTGGACGACGTGGTAAAAGTGGCCGATTGCGGTTTCGGTATGATAGAGTAATGAAGATAGTTTGAAAAGCGCAGGTGAAGGAACATGAGGAATAATGGTATATTTATTGTGGATTGTCTTATAACATTCTTTATTCTACTTTGGGGATTGAATGCTTTTTTGAATGGAGAAGTCATTAAAGGGAGCTTGTTTGTACTATGTTTTCTCATCATGGCCGGAGTGTTCCTTTTTCGCTTCAGGCAGAAGAAATGAGGATGGTGATGGAGTAATATGATGGAGCTTTGGCGTTCATTCGGCTGGTCGGTGCCGATCTTGCTTACGGCCGCCACCGCCTTGATCATGATCATCATCACGAATCAAGGGCGATCCCGAAAGAGGGATCTTCTTCCGAAAGTGTTCACGATTCTCTCAATCGGTGCCGTCTGCCTCCTGACATTGACCCCTCTGGATGGACCGAATATATCGGAAGGACAAACCAATTTTGAGCCGTTTTCAAACTTGAAGTTGAATCTCCATGGGGCGCACATTGAAGTTCCAATTCGGAATCTATTGGCTAACGTCCTTTTGTTCGTCCCGTTCGGTTTTTTCGCAGCCTGGTGGATGAAACGGAAAAAGGCATTGTGGTGGAAAGTGACGGGTGCTGGAGCACTTCTATCCTTGATCATTGAAGTATGTCAGTATGTGTTCCCTCTCGGAAGGGCGACAGATATCGATGATTGGATGATGAACACCCTGGGTGCCTTGGTGGGGGTCCTCTTGTTTCAGGTCGGCAAGAGCCTATATAGAATAGTAAAGAACAACTGGAGAAGGGGAAGGCCGTAGACTACGGCCTTCCTTTCTTATGTATCACGCCCCTCCATAAGACAAATGCTATAGGAAAAAGGAGGAGGGATAAAATGAAAAAATGGATGATTTGGATTCTGAGCCTCTGCCTGTTCCTATCGTATTTACTCTGGCTGATGAATGTGGATGTGAAAAAAGGAGCGGCAGAATATGAACAAAATCATCCACCGGTCCAGACGTCCTTTTATCATGGTAAGGCATCCATTTTGAATGATGGAAAATCATTTTACTCTTCCTTAACAGCAGATGTGGAGAAAGCCAGTCAATCCGTGAGCATTCATTTCTTCATCATACGGGATGATGAAGTGACCCGCCCCTTCTTCTCTTTGCTACAAAGAAAGGCAGAGGAAGGAGTAGATATTCGGTTATCGGTGGACGCGATCGGATCAGATATGAAAGGCAGGACGATCGAAGGATTGAAAGCAAGCGGGGTGAAATTCCTCAAAAGCCGATCCGTCAAACCGGAACATATATTTTATCGGCTGCATCACCGGAACCATAGGCGCATTATCGTCATTGATGATGCCATCACCTATATAGGTGGATTTAATCTGGGTAAAGAGTATATTGGGAAAGATCCCGACCTTGGCTACTGGAGGGATTATCATCTTCGGATCGAAGGTGGTGTTTCCAGGGAAGCTTCCCTTCAATTTAATCGTGATTGGAAAGAAGATGGTGGCAAGGGAAAGCAACTAACAGAAGGGAAATCGACCATACGTTCCGGGGATTCCCGTTATTCTCTGCTATTCAGTACAGGTGGGGATCTGGAAGGACGGATGATTGATTGGATTGATGACGCAGAGGAAAGCCTGATTGTCGCCACTCCCTATTTCATTCCGACTGATTCCCTCATGCACTCTCTGAAACGTGCCATTTCGAGGGGAGTGGATGTGAGCATCCTCGTCCCGGATGAGACTGATGCCTGGTTCACGAAGCCACCAGGTTATAAAATCGAAAAAGAGCTCCTGGAGGCAGGAGCAAGTGTATATCTGTATGAGAAAGGCTTCTTTCATGGGAAGGTCATGATCATCGACCATCAGTGGGCAGACGTTGGAACAGCAAATTGGGACCCGCGAAGCTTGTTCCTGAATGACGAAAGCAACTGTATAATCAAAGGGAAGAAGGCAGCAGAACTCGAACAGCTGGTTCTGAAGGATATGGAGGATGGCCGCCGGCTGTCATTCAAGGATTTTGAAAGAATTCCCCTGTGGCAAAAAGGCCTCCAATACACACCAAAGTGGGTTTTTCGCTACTTTTAGAAGGGAATGTGTTACAATGTATAAATGGTTTTTTCTGCCCGTGATCAATTGTCGGGAGCAGAAAGAAGATTGAAACGCAACAAAAGGAGAATATGAATGGACTCGGCAGTGATATTTGATATGAATGAAACATTTATGAGAGAGGACGACATGAAAGAGGTGTGGAAAGAAGAAGCTCCAGAGCTTATTCACTATCTATCCGCAAGCGGGTATAGGATATTGGCCGTGAACTGTCCGATGATGAAACAGGCGAAGGATTATTTTCATGAACTTGGCTTGCTGGAATATGTAAGTGATTTTTATGATAGGGATGCATCTCTTCCCTTAGAGTTGACGGACTCTTCCAAAGGAATCCTTGTGGGAGGAACTGGAACAAAGCTCTCAGAGATGGACTGTATGACCATCTGTATCGGGGATCTGTCTTCACAGGATGGGGCGGATGTTTTTCTAGAAAGGCCGATACAACTCAAATCCTACTTAGAGGCGATAAGGGAAGGGGTACAGTATGAAAGAAAAGGAGATACTCTCCATATTCAATGATCGATACGATCGTATCGGAAGCGCTGATCGTGAAGAGATCCACTCAAAAGGATTTTGGCATGAGACGTTTCACTGTTGGATTGCCTTCCGGGATCAAGGAAGGGACATGGTTTATTTTCAACTGAGAAGCATGGGGAAGAGGGACTTTCCTGGTCTGCTCGATATAACCGCAGCCGGGCATCTCTTGGACCATGAGGAAGTTTCGGATGGGATCAGGGAAGTCTATGAGGAGCTTGGGCTTGCGCTTACATTTGAAGAGCTTAACCCTCTGGGAGCGTTGAAAGAGGAATTGATCGATGGGCCACTGATCGATAGGGAATGGACGAATGTTTTCCTTCTTGAACAGCATGTCCCATTTGAAGCATTTCATCTTCAAGAAGAGGAAGTGGTAGGGATATTTGCTGCCGGTCTTGATGATGTGGAGAGTCTGATCAAAGGCGGGAAAGATTCCATCCCAGTGGACGGATTCAGGATTCGAAAAGGGAAGAAGGAATACATCAGCTCAAAGGTAGCGTGGGAAGCATTTGTTCCACACGAATCCTCTTACATGCTGCAGGTGATTGATCGCATACGTGATAGATTAAGAGAGTAATCCTACATATTTTTATAGAGAAAGAGGGAAATGACTTGAATGGAACGGCACATATGACAGTGGGAGCGGCTGTCGGTTTCATCATTGCCCAAACGTACGGTGCGGATGCAGTCGATACTGCCTCACTTGTCGCTGCAGGAGGGGTGTCTGCGCTTATTCCGGATCTTGATGTGAATGGCAAGCTCAGCAATAAAGTGACTTTCTCCTCCAAAATGGTGAGGTCTGCGGTCCAGGTGGTTTCATTGTTTGTGATGCTATACAGCTACTTAGAAGGAACGGGAAATGAAAGGTGGCTTGGGATCGGGTATGGTGTTCTCATCCTGATCTTCTCGACATTCATCACTCAAAGAAGGATGCTCACCATCACCGGCATTGGGATAGCTGCCTGCGGTTTTCAGCTTGATACATCATGGATGTGGCTGATGGGTATCTACGTGATCATCGCCTCGTTGGTTTCACACCGGACGTATACCCATTCCATCCTGGGGATCATCTATTTTTATTTCGTGGCTCTTGCATTTCAGGGTGCTGTGATGGTGGATGGCTTGTTTCAGGCAGCCATGATCGGCTATATCAGCCATCTGATCGGGGATATGAAGTTTCTCCCATTCAATAAAAAGGGAGTGAAACTTTTTCTTCCCCTCTCTTCTAAAGAAATTTAAAATGATGGAAAAGATTGACTGGTCGATCCTGATTCTGTATGATAATGAAAACGATAGTTGAGCGTCGATGAAGAGTAGTAAACGGAACAGATGCCCCAGAGAGCTGATGGTTGGTGTGAATCAGTGCATATGGCCGTTGAATGGACTTTGGAGCTTCCCGAAATGGGCGGATTTCCCACCGATAAAAGGGAGTCCGGCGGTGGATGGTCACCGTTGGCCGATAAGCGCATGCTTGATGCATGAATGAAGGTGGCACCACGGGTCTCCCGTCCTTTTCCGAGGACGGGGGGCTTTTTTGTTTATAGAGAAATCAATGTCATCAGCATTTAGAGAAGCCGACAATCACAGGGGGGAAAGACTAAAATGAAACAAAGGGTGTTAACAGGTATCAAGCCTACAGGGAGAATTCATTTAGGGAACTACGTGGGTGCCATCAAGCCTGCACTGAAGCTGGCGGAATCTAAGGAATATCAGGCATCTTACTTCATCGCCGACTATCATGGGATGACCAAGGTACAGGATGCGGAAGAGATGAGAAACCTTACAAGGGGGATTGCAGCAGCGTGGCTAGCACTGGGTCTTGACCCTGAAAAGGTGACGTTTTATAGACAGTCTGACGTACCGGAGATCTTTGAACTCACATGGATCCTCTCCTGTATTACGCCAAAAGGACTCATGAACCGCGCACATGCCTATAAAGCCATGACCGATGGCAACAAGGGGGCTGGACAGGAAGTTGATCATGGTGTGAACATGGGTGTCTACACATACCCTGTCCTCATGGCATCCGATATTCTGTTATTCCAAGCAGACAAGGTCCCTGTGGGAAAAGATCAGCTACAGCATATCGAAATTGCCCGCGATATTGCCGGATACTTCAACAAGCAGTACGGAGAAATCTTCAAACTTCCTGAACATTTCATCCAGGAGCAGTCGGCTGTAGTACCTGGTTTGGATGGAAGGAAAATGAGCAAATCATACAATAATACCATTCCCCTTTTCGAAGAACCCGCCAAACTGAAGAAGTTGATCAATAAGATCAAGACCGATTCTTCGCTTCCGACAGACCCTAAGGACCATGATCAATCTGTGATTTTCGCTTTGTACAGGGAATTCGCCTCTCCGGAAGAGGTCATCGTGATGAAGGACCGGTTCAGGGATGGAATCAGCTGGGGAGAGGCGAAAGCGGAACTGTTCCACGCCATCAATGGAAAAATGACCGGGCCGAGGGAAAGGTACTTGGAACTGATGGACTCTCCGGAAAAGATGGAGGCTGTACTGGCCCGCGGAGCACAACGGGCAAGGGAGACAACCGCTCCTTTTCTGACAGAAATCAAGAAGAAAATAGGGATTCTTTAACGCGAACCCATCCCTTTAGCTTAAATCAAAAGCCCGGACATCCTTATTACCAGGAAGTCCGGGCTTGGTCGATTTAATGGGTGAGCTTCTTTACGGCTTCAGAATCACTTTGATGTTACCATCGGATTTCTCGTCGAAAATTTTATACCCTTCGCTTGCCTGTTCCAGAGGAAGCGAGTGGGTGATGATATCAGTCGGGTCAAAAGCTCCGTCTTCAATCATGCTGTAGAGTTTTGGCATCAGATGAATCACTGGAGCCTGTCCCATTTTCAGGGAAACGTTCCTGCTGAAGAAGTCACCGATCGGAAAACCATTTGCCTCAGTCGCATAGACGCCCGTCAACTGAACAGTACCGAACTTGCGTACCGCCTGAGAAGCAGTGATGATAGGACGGATCGTGCCGAACTGATTGTCAAAATCAGATCCGAATGATTCACCGGAAGCAACAGTCCCGTCCATCCCGACGCAGTCGATCACGACGTCTGCTCCTCCATTCGTATCTTCGTGCAACAACTGTCCGATGTCCGGATTTCCCGAAAAGTCATAGATTTCTGCTCCATTCGTTTTCTTGGCATGATCAAGGCGATGCCTTACCTGATCAACGGCAATGACTCTTTTTGCCCCTTTTAACTTGGCGAATTTTTGAGCCATGAGTCCGATTGGACCACTGCCGAGGATGATGACGGTATCACCAGCCTTCACACCGCTGTTCTCAACGCTCCAATAAGCAGTAGGAATGACATCTGAAAGGAAAAGCACACTCTCATCAGAAAGTTCACTTTCTTCGGGGACTTTGAACGAGGTGAAATCTGCGTAAGGGACCCTCAGGTATTCGGCTTGTCCACCAGGGTAATTCCCGTTCATTTCGGTAAAACCAAAAAGCCCGCCGACTTCACCATGGGGGTTCGATTCATCACATTGACTTTCCATCTGGTTCTGACAGAAGAAGCATTCTCCGCAGCCGATATTGAAAGGGATCACGACACGGTCTCCTTTTTTCAATGTCTTGACGTCTGCTCCCACTTCCTCGACGATTCCCATCGGTTCGTGACCGACCACATAATCCCGTGGTGGTTCGATTCCTGCCTTATATAAGTGCAGGTCCGATCCGCAAATTCCGCTTGCCGTGATTCTTACGATCATATCTGTGCTTTCCTGGATATCAGGAGCCTCTACTTCCTTCACCGACATGTTTTCTTTGCCTTGGAACGTTACTGCTTTCATCGATGTCACTCCATTCATATTTTGTATGATTATTGTAGTTGTTTAGACGTAATAGGGGTGAGGTAAACCTAAGAACTGCATTTCATCGTCATCCAC from Rossellomorea marisflavi includes the following:
- a CDS encoding VanZ family protein: MMELWRSFGWSVPILLTAATALIMIIITNQGRSRKRDLLPKVFTILSIGAVCLLTLTPLDGPNISEGQTNFEPFSNLKLNLHGAHIEVPIRNLLANVLLFVPFGFFAAWWMKRKKALWWKVTGAGALLSLIIEVCQYVFPLGRATDIDDWMMNTLGALVGVLLFQVGKSLYRIVKNNWRRGRP
- a CDS encoding phospholipase D-like domain-containing protein, producing the protein MKKWMIWILSLCLFLSYLLWLMNVDVKKGAAEYEQNHPPVQTSFYHGKASILNDGKSFYSSLTADVEKASQSVSIHFFIIRDDEVTRPFFSLLQRKAEEGVDIRLSVDAIGSDMKGRTIEGLKASGVKFLKSRSVKPEHIFYRLHHRNHRRIIVIDDAITYIGGFNLGKEYIGKDPDLGYWRDYHLRIEGGVSREASLQFNRDWKEDGGKGKQLTEGKSTIRSGDSRYSLLFSTGGDLEGRMIDWIDDAEESLIVATPYFIPTDSLMHSLKRAISRGVDVSILVPDETDAWFTKPPGYKIEKELLEAGASVYLYEKGFFHGKVMIIDHQWADVGTANWDPRSLFLNDESNCIIKGKKAAELEQLVLKDMEDGRRLSFKDFERIPLWQKGLQYTPKWVFRYF
- a CDS encoding NUDIX hydrolase, whose amino-acid sequence is MKEKEILSIFNDRYDRIGSADREEIHSKGFWHETFHCWIAFRDQGRDMVYFQLRSMGKRDFPGLLDITAAGHLLDHEEVSDGIREVYEELGLALTFEELNPLGALKEELIDGPLIDREWTNVFLLEQHVPFEAFHLQEEEVVGIFAAGLDDVESLIKGGKDSIPVDGFRIRKGKKEYISSKVAWEAFVPHESSYMLQVIDRIRDRLRE
- a CDS encoding metal-dependent hydrolase; translation: MTVGAAVGFIIAQTYGADAVDTASLVAAGGVSALIPDLDVNGKLSNKVTFSSKMVRSAVQVVSLFVMLYSYLEGTGNERWLGIGYGVLILIFSTFITQRRMLTITGIGIAACGFQLDTSWMWLMGIYVIIASLVSHRTYTHSILGIIYFYFVALAFQGAVMVDGLFQAAMIGYISHLIGDMKFLPFNKKGVKLFLPLSSKEI
- a CDS encoding tryptophan--tRNA ligase, producing MKQRVLTGIKPTGRIHLGNYVGAIKPALKLAESKEYQASYFIADYHGMTKVQDAEEMRNLTRGIAAAWLALGLDPEKVTFYRQSDVPEIFELTWILSCITPKGLMNRAHAYKAMTDGNKGAGQEVDHGVNMGVYTYPVLMASDILLFQADKVPVGKDQLQHIEIARDIAGYFNKQYGEIFKLPEHFIQEQSAVVPGLDGRKMSKSYNNTIPLFEEPAKLKKLINKIKTDSSLPTDPKDHDQSVIFALYREFASPEEVIVMKDRFRDGISWGEAKAELFHAINGKMTGPRERYLELMDSPEKMEAVLARGAQRARETTAPFLTEIKKKIGIL
- a CDS encoding alcohol dehydrogenase catalytic domain-containing protein, which gives rise to MKAVTFQGKENMSVKEVEAPDIQESTDMIVRITASGICGSDLHLYKAGIEPPRDYVVGHEPMGIVEEVGADVKTLKKGDRVVIPFNIGCGECFFCQNQMESQCDESNPHGEVGGLFGFTEMNGNYPGGQAEYLRVPYADFTSFKVPEESELSDESVLFLSDVIPTAYWSVENSGVKAGDTVIILGSGPIGLMAQKFAKLKGAKRVIAVDQVRHRLDHAKKTNGAEIYDFSGNPDIGQLLHEDTNGGADVVIDCVGMDGTVASGESFGSDFDNQFGTIRPIITASQAVRKFGTVQLTGVYATEANGFPIGDFFSRNVSLKMGQAPVIHLMPKLYSMIEDGAFDPTDIITHSLPLEQASEGYKIFDEKSDGNIKVILKP